From the genome of Camelus dromedarius isolate mCamDro1 chromosome 19, mCamDro1.pat, whole genome shotgun sequence, one region includes:
- the TRIM38 gene encoding E3 ubiquitin-protein ligase TRIM38 encodes MASCPATKMREEATCPICLHLMTEPVSINCGHSYCHSCIVRFLQNLCQMQPWLETFSCPQCRMSFGMSSLRPNKQLGSLIEAIKEMDCEMSCENHGEKLHLFCEDEGQLICWRCERGPQHKGHVTALVEDACQGYKEQLQKAVTKLKQLEEECMNLKVFTANRITEWNEKIEIQRQKIQSDFENLQNFLHEEEKCYLWKLEKEKEQTLRRLRDNEANLEQKSHELKSHILELEKKSQGSAQKLLQNVKDTLSRSWAVKVETPEIPSLNLLTVCNVSELYFDVKKMLRNYQVSVTLDPDTAHDELILSEDRRQVTRGCPQENLAISSRRFRALPCILGCESFTSGRYYFEVDVGEGTGWDLGVCMENVQRDTDMVLTPQDGFWAIRLCRKKGYIALTSPLTFLPLTEQPLVVGIFLDCEAGVISFYNMTTGSHIFTFPKASFSDTLRPFFQVYQYSPLFLPPVDE; translated from the exons ATGGCCTCATGCCCAGCCACCAAGATGAGGGAGGAAGCCACCTGCCCCATCTGCCTGCATCTGATGACTGAGCCGGTGAGCATCAACTGTGGACACAGCTACTGTCATTCGTGCATAGTGAGGTTTCTTCAGAATCTCTGCCAGATGCAACCATGGCTGGAGACGTTCTCCTGTCCCCAGTGTCGGATGTCATTTGGAATGTCGAGCCTCCGACCCAATAAGCAGCTGGGAAGCCTCATTGAAGCTATCAAGGAGATGGACTGTGAAATGTCATGTGAGAATCATGGAGAGAAGCTCCATCTGTTCTGCGAAGACGAGGGCCAGCTCATCTGCTGGCGCTGTGAGCGGGGACCGCAGCACAAAGGGCACGTCACAGCTCTTGTTGAAGATGCATGCCAAGGCTACAAG GAACAGCTCCAGAAAGCTGTGACAAAATTGAAGCAACTAGAAGAAGAATGTATGAACCTGAAGGTGTTCACGGCAAACCGAATAACAGAATGGAAT GAGAAAATAGAGATTCAGAGACAAAAAATCCAGTCTGACTTTGAGAATCTCCAGAATTTTCTGCATGAGGAAGAGAAGTGTTATCTATGgaaactggagaaagaaaaagagcagacTCTGAGGAGACTGAGAGACAATGAGGCCAACCTTGAACAGAAGAGCCATGAACTCAAGAGCCACATCCTGGAACTAGAGAAGAAAAGTCAGGGCTCAGCCCAGAAATTGCTGCAG AATGTGAAAGACACTTTGAGCAG GAGTTGGGCTGTGAAGGTGGAAACACCAGAGATTCCCTCTTTAAACCTTCTAACTGTATGCAATGTTTCTGAGCTTTACTTTGATGTGAAGAAAATGTTAAGGAACTATCAAG tcagtGTGACTCTGGATCCGGATACAGCTCATGACGAACTAATTCTGTCTGAGGATCGGAGACAAGTGACTCGGGGATGCCCCCAGGAGAATCTTGCTATTTCTTCTAGAAGATTTAGAGCCTTACCCTGTATCCTGGGCTGTGAAAGTTTCACTTCAGGAAGATATTACTTTGAAGTGGATGTGGGAGAAGGGACTGGGTGGGATTTAGGAGTCTGTATGGAAAATGTGCAGAGGGACACTGACATGGTGTTGACACCTCAGGATGGATTCTGGGCCATCAGACTGTGCAGAAAGAAAGGCTATATAGCGCTTACCTCTCCCCTAACTTTCCTTCCACTGACGGAGCAGCCTCTGGTTGTGGGGATTTTTCTGGACTGTGAGGCCGGAGTCATATCTTTTTACAATATGACTACTGGCTCCCACATCTTTACCTTCCCGAAGGCTTCCTTCTCTGATACTCTCCGGCCTTTTTTCCAGGTCTATCAATATTCTCCTTTGTTCCTGCCTCCCGTAGATGAGTAA